The following coding sequences lie in one Niabella agricola genomic window:
- the nth gene encoding endonuclease III, which translates to MTKKERYQFVVNYFQEHMPNPETELVYDNPYQLLVAVILSAQCTDKRVNMTTPFIFEKYPDLPSLSKASFDELFPLIRSISYPNNKTKHLIGMAQKVMQDYGGEIPMTVKELITLPGVGRKTANVITSVVEQQPNMAVDTHVFRVSKRLGLVPQKLTTPLAVEKELVKNIAPELIHKAHHWLILHGRYTCLARNPRCRECGLQQICLYFHQLLKQNA; encoded by the coding sequence ATGACAAAAAAAGAGCGCTATCAGTTTGTAGTCAATTATTTCCAGGAGCATATGCCCAACCCTGAAACCGAGCTGGTCTATGATAATCCTTACCAGCTGCTGGTAGCGGTGATCCTTTCTGCACAATGCACCGACAAGCGGGTCAATATGACTACTCCGTTTATTTTTGAAAAATATCCCGATCTGCCCAGCCTGAGCAAAGCAAGTTTTGACGAATTGTTCCCGCTGATCCGCAGTATTTCTTATCCCAATAATAAAACCAAACACCTGATCGGCATGGCTCAGAAAGTGATGCAGGATTACGGCGGGGAAATCCCCATGACAGTAAAGGAGCTCATCACGCTTCCGGGGGTGGGGCGAAAAACAGCAAACGTGATCACTTCGGTGGTGGAGCAACAACCCAATATGGCGGTAGACACGCATGTGTTTCGCGTAAGTAAGCGGCTCGGGCTCGTTCCTCAAAAGCTTACCACACCTTTGGCCGTTGAGAAGGAGCTGGTAAAGAACATTGCCCCGGAACTGATCCACAAGGCACATCACTGGCTTATTCTGCATGGCCGGTATACCTGCCTGGCAAGAAATCCCAGGTGCAGGGAATGCGGGCTACAGCAGATCTGCCTTTATTTTCATCAGCTGCTAAAACAAAATGCCTGA
- a CDS encoding peptidase M10: MGIIECSNNTVQVLSHIITYGNAADTALTGQIREEIETMWNEPQGTVWLEGTERRVQFRITAAYAPEIAPEEILGNDDPRNNYFRIEAYAHGNISFVDGLGCNTGYFKLENLYKGSTTAAHEYGHTLGLEHPADLDFRGKGIPGIMYPRGTLVDAAYQYEPDQPAGAKGGTLFPVYRKVRKEDIALLKIERLSFKNNKAVIGDFSSIWHPDHQTLL, from the coding sequence ATGGGTATTATTGAATGCAGTAACAACACCGTGCAGGTCCTTTCGCATATTATTACATATGGCAATGCGGCCGACACTGCGCTTACCGGGCAGATCAGGGAAGAGATCGAAACCATGTGGAATGAACCGCAGGGAACTGTTTGGCTGGAGGGAACCGAACGGCGGGTACAGTTCCGTATTACCGCAGCCTATGCACCTGAGATTGCCCCCGAAGAAATACTGGGCAACGATGATCCGCGGAATAATTATTTCAGGATCGAAGCGTATGCGCATGGCAATATCTCCTTTGTGGATGGGCTGGGTTGTAATACCGGGTATTTTAAACTGGAAAACCTGTATAAAGGTTCCACTACTGCCGCGCATGAATATGGCCATACGCTGGGGCTGGAACATCCCGCGGATCTTGACTTCCGGGGCAAAGGCATTCCGGGTATTATGTACCCACGCGGCACATTGGTGGATGCGGCATACCAGTATGAACCGGATCAACCGGCAGGTGCCAAGGGAGGCACCCTTTTCCCGGTTTACCGAAAGGTAAGAAAGGAAGATATTGCGCTCTTAAAAATCGAACGTCTTTCTTTTAAAAACAACAAGGCTGTTATCGGAGATTTCAGCAGCATCTGGCACCCCGATCATCAAACCCTGCTTTAA
- the porM gene encoding type IX secretion system motor protein PorM/GldM, with the protein MALPREPRQKMINLMYLVLTALLALNVSSEVLNAFKTIDKSLTNANETIDKKNKTIFVSLEEKANDPKTQELAQIWMPKAEKARQLSDDLVTYIESLKTQIKTASGLNPKTGAYKESNLDVPTRIMVDKKQGEDLLKKLTGYKTAILSIDPEINNEFQHALPLDLSMPEVKNSNNKTWSAAYFRSTPSVAAITILSKFQNDVKNAESQVIEFCHNKIGAVKVVYDEFQALATANAQYLLPGQEFNITAGVGAFSKNARPTVTIDGAAVPLNANGLAEYKTVAGGPGTYTKKVNISFVKPDGTTSVITRDITYTVASPTGLTVSADAVKVLYVGLDNPISVGGGSGTSADQLRVSISQGSISGSRGKYTARVTTPGTATVSVNDGKHTSNFEFRVKSVPSPTAMVGASKGGRMRVNDFKAQAGVRAELENFVFEGVKFTVSSYTMTFAGAGYPEFMHKAVSGNSFNAARSLIERAQPGSTITIDEIRATGPGGTRTLPPIAFNLY; encoded by the coding sequence ATGGCTTTACCACGAGAGCCGAGGCAGAAGATGATCAACCTGATGTATTTGGTGCTGACAGCATTGCTGGCGCTGAATGTATCATCGGAGGTATTGAATGCATTTAAGACGATCGATAAGAGCTTGACGAATGCCAATGAAACCATCGATAAGAAAAATAAGACCATCTTTGTTTCACTGGAAGAAAAAGCAAACGATCCCAAAACCCAGGAGTTGGCCCAGATCTGGATGCCAAAAGCGGAAAAAGCCCGCCAGCTTTCCGATGACCTGGTTACCTATATTGAGTCCTTAAAGACCCAGATCAAAACCGCATCCGGGCTCAATCCCAAAACAGGAGCTTACAAAGAAAGCAACCTGGATGTACCTACCCGGATCATGGTGGATAAAAAACAGGGTGAGGATCTGCTGAAAAAGCTGACGGGATATAAAACAGCCATCTTATCGATCGATCCGGAAATCAACAACGAGTTCCAGCATGCCCTGCCCCTGGATCTGAGCATGCCCGAAGTAAAGAACAGCAATAATAAAACCTGGTCCGCCGCCTATTTCAGAAGCACGCCTTCTGTTGCCGCTATTACCATTCTTTCTAAATTCCAGAACGACGTTAAGAATGCCGAATCTCAGGTAATCGAGTTTTGTCACAATAAGATCGGGGCGGTAAAAGTGGTGTACGATGAGTTTCAGGCCCTGGCAACCGCCAATGCACAGTACCTGCTGCCGGGCCAGGAGTTTAATATCACCGCGGGCGTAGGGGCGTTTAGTAAAAATGCACGTCCAACCGTAACCATCGATGGCGCGGCAGTGCCCCTCAATGCAAACGGACTGGCCGAATATAAAACCGTTGCCGGAGGCCCGGGCACCTATACCAAAAAGGTAAATATCTCTTTTGTAAAGCCCGATGGCACGACTTCAGTAATCACCCGGGATATTACCTATACGGTGGCCTCTCCAACGGGGTTAACGGTGAGTGCCGATGCGGTAAAAGTATTGTATGTAGGGCTGGATAACCCCATCTCCGTAGGTGGCGGAAGTGGTACCAGCGCCGATCAGCTGCGGGTTTCCATCAGCCAGGGCAGTATTTCCGGTTCGCGCGGAAAATATACGGCTCGTGTAACCACACCGGGCACAGCAACTGTTTCTGTAAATGATGGAAAACACACCAGTAATTTTGAGTTCCGGGTAAAATCGGTACCCTCGCCCACCGCCATGGTTGGGGCCAGCAAGGGCGGCCGGATGCGGGTGAACGATTTCAAAGCACAGGCGGGCGTAAGAGCCGAACTGGAGAACTTTGTATTTGAAGGAGTGAAGTTTACCGTGTCCAGTTATACCATGACCTTTGCCGGAGCAGGTTACCCCGAGTTTATGCACAAGGCCGTTTCCGGAAACTCATTTAATGCAGCCCGGTCGCTGATTGAACGGGCACAGCCCGGAAGCACCATCACGATTGATGAGATCAGGGCTACCGGACCAGGTGGCACAAGAACGCTGCCGCCTATTGCGTTTAACTTATATTAA
- the porN gene encoding type IX secretion system ring subunit PorN/GldN, whose amino-acid sequence MKLNMFMAACLTTGLLSVSVNSFAQRSAYDTPISSSAKKPAAPKANTPKDAATPGQPDPDKSPVTDSIQANLPIEVVEEAQGGGLFSGSSKSLRKDNVLEDDMSDSTATPLPYTALYASDALYRVRVWRTIDARTQKNARYFFNKAIDGDENARLINIMLKAVKDHGVQAFSNIDDRFTTPISYDEVVASFGGGKDTAAKYDMDGNIVGYQVRSRMVSGDSVYKFRIKEEWVFNKRDGKTYIRILGIAPLSSYTTSDGYTVANSEHALFWLYYPDLRKTLVRSNIVNPLDMGGRITWEEVFENRLFDSKVIKSSLDAENGFNENPLTEAHAAEIQQQLNNLSRRMWGK is encoded by the coding sequence ATGAAATTGAACATGTTTATGGCCGCTTGTCTGACAACAGGATTGCTTTCTGTTTCAGTAAACAGCTTTGCTCAACGGAGTGCGTACGATACGCCCATTTCCTCCTCCGCTAAAAAGCCGGCGGCTCCCAAAGCCAACACGCCTAAGGACGCTGCAACGCCCGGACAGCCGGATCCGGATAAATCCCCGGTAACGGATAGCATCCAGGCAAATCTTCCCATTGAAGTGGTAGAAGAGGCGCAGGGAGGCGGTTTGTTTAGCGGATCTTCAAAATCGCTCCGTAAAGACAATGTACTGGAAGATGATATGTCCGACAGTACCGCCACTCCGCTGCCTTATACGGCCCTGTATGCCTCGGATGCCTTATACCGGGTAAGAGTATGGCGTACGATTGATGCGCGGACACAAAAGAATGCCCGCTATTTCTTTAACAAAGCGATCGATGGTGACGAAAATGCCCGGTTGATTAATATTATGCTGAAGGCGGTAAAGGACCACGGTGTACAGGCATTTAGTAATATCGACGACCGGTTTACCACACCCATCAGCTACGATGAAGTGGTGGCTTCCTTTGGTGGGGGAAAAGACACGGCTGCAAAATATGATATGGACGGGAATATCGTGGGTTACCAGGTGAGAAGCCGCATGGTGTCCGGAGATTCGGTTTATAAATTCCGGATCAAAGAAGAATGGGTGTTTAATAAAAGAGATGGTAAAACCTATATCCGTATCCTGGGGATTGCTCCGTTGTCTTCCTATACCACTTCTGATGGGTATACGGTTGCAAACAGTGAACACGCGCTGTTTTGGCTGTATTATCCGGACTTGAGAAAAACACTGGTTAGAAGCAATATCGTAAACCCGCTGGATATGGGTGGCCGCATTACCTGGGAGGAAGTATTTGAAAACCGGTTGTTCGACAGCAAGGTGATCAAATCTTCACTGGATGCAGAGAACGGATTTAATGAAAACCCGCTTACGGAGGCGCATGCAGCTGAAATTCAGCAGCAGTTGAATAACCTGAGTCGGCGTATGTGGGGCAAATAA
- a CDS encoding sensor histidine kinase, with protein sequence MKKLFVLITVLISLSLLGIILFQVSWLKNAAILREDQVRQRIDNAVNEVGLELIQFKTQYSTPYNNDIPLFPRSAHDFFKRNTIHAKMSHQKLYERIRKAFDRAGLEDLGFEFMLMLRSDQPFDPVEKQTPNYVQANADTVHNYSAKGVGIVVSSGSAFENPDEALFVVALDYKKLVLRSLTGNILLAILFTLVIIAAFFVTVYTMLRQKKLGEIKNDFINNMTHEFKTPIATISLAVDALKNEKVMSSRERMSYFSGIIKEENQRMNKQVEAILKASQFEKQEVELDKGPVHVHEIIKLVADKFLLQLQEKNGRAELALGASNDLIKGDEVHFTNLVNNLIDNAVKYSKEHVPIHLKISSYNSGDKLILKFEDNGIGMTRETQKRVFEKFYRAHTGNLHNVKGFGLGLNYVKSVTQSHNGSIKVESTLGRGSVFTLEFPLETDAR encoded by the coding sequence GTGAAAAAATTATTTGTACTCATAACCGTTCTGATCTCGCTTTCGCTTTTGGGGATTATCCTTTTCCAGGTTTCCTGGCTGAAGAACGCAGCCATTTTGAGGGAAGACCAGGTACGCCAAAGGATCGACAATGCGGTGAATGAAGTGGGGCTGGAACTGATTCAGTTTAAAACGCAATACAGTACGCCTTATAACAACGACATCCCGTTGTTCCCGCGGTCGGCGCACGACTTCTTTAAGCGTAATACCATTCATGCCAAGATGAGCCACCAGAAACTGTATGAGCGGATCCGGAAGGCATTTGATCGTGCCGGACTGGAAGACCTGGGGTTTGAGTTTATGCTTATGCTGAGAAGTGATCAACCTTTCGACCCGGTCGAAAAACAGACGCCCAACTATGTTCAGGCAAATGCAGATACCGTACATAATTATTCTGCAAAAGGGGTGGGGATCGTAGTATCAAGCGGTTCTGCGTTTGAAAACCCGGATGAGGCATTGTTTGTAGTTGCACTCGATTACAAAAAGCTGGTATTGCGGTCGCTCACCGGCAACATCCTGCTGGCCATCCTCTTTACCCTGGTCATTATTGCTGCCTTTTTTGTAACGGTATATACCATGTTGCGGCAAAAGAAACTTGGGGAGATAAAGAATGATTTTATCAATAATATGACCCACGAGTTCAAGACGCCGATCGCTACGATCTCGCTGGCCGTGGATGCACTGAAGAACGAGAAGGTAATGTCGAGCAGGGAACGGATGTCGTATTTCAGTGGTATCATCAAAGAAGAGAATCAGCGCATGAACAAGCAGGTTGAAGCCATTCTGAAAGCCTCCCAGTTTGAAAAACAGGAAGTGGAGCTGGATAAAGGCCCGGTGCATGTGCATGAAATTATAAAGCTGGTGGCCGATAAATTCCTGCTGCAGCTGCAGGAAAAAAATGGCCGCGCAGAATTGGCTTTAGGCGCTTCCAATGATCTTATCAAAGGAGATGAAGTGCATTTTACCAACCTGGTTAACAACCTCATTGACAATGCAGTAAAATATTCAAAGGAGCATGTGCCCATTCATCTGAAGATCAGCTCCTATAATTCGGGTGATAAGCTCATCCTGAAATTTGAAGACAATGGGATCGGCATGACGCGGGAAACACAGAAGCGGGTTTTTGAAAAGTTTTACCGGGCGCATACCGGTAACCTCCATAATGTAAAAGGCTTTGGCCTGGGATTGAATTACGTTAAATCCGTAACTCAATCACACAACGGATCCATAAAGGTAGAAAGCACACTGGGCCGGGGAAGTGTGTTTACCCTGGAGTTTCCGTTGGAAACAGATGCCCGCTGA
- a CDS encoding outer membrane protein has protein sequence MKVKDWILFAGFVGSSLCSVAQSNGQKDYIAQKSHVGITAGGLGYSGRYAVKTPLGTHTSYAVSAFYDHSMILPSQLFVRGELLFGALRGNNLDEDVSGPKGKFNANILEATVKAEYDILNDAVTRWSPYVLAGAGAYGLFNYASTNGFKERSDKLGFILPVGGGVKYRVSNRGRIFLEGNVRFLSKNLDNHNPDGSNNPNKYYSLGLGFSYSLQKSNQLW, from the coding sequence ATGAAAGTAAAAGATTGGATCCTTTTTGCAGGATTTGTTGGCAGCAGTTTGTGTTCGGTAGCCCAAAGTAACGGGCAGAAAGATTATATCGCCCAAAAAAGCCATGTCGGGATTACGGCTGGCGGGCTGGGCTATTCAGGTCGGTATGCCGTAAAAACCCCGCTGGGTACGCATACTTCTTATGCAGTTTCCGCCTTCTATGATCATAGCATGATCCTGCCTTCCCAGCTCTTTGTAAGAGGGGAGTTGTTATTTGGCGCATTGCGGGGAAATAATCTCGACGAAGATGTAAGCGGGCCCAAAGGAAAGTTTAATGCCAACATTCTGGAGGCTACGGTTAAAGCAGAATATGATATCCTGAATGATGCGGTTACCCGCTGGTCGCCCTATGTACTGGCTGGGGCGGGAGCTTACGGACTGTTTAATTACGCATCTACCAACGGGTTTAAAGAGCGCTCAGATAAACTGGGTTTTATTCTTCCGGTAGGGGGTGGTGTTAAATACCGGGTAAGTAACCGGGGGCGCATTTTCCTGGAGGGCAATGTACGGTTCCTTTCAAAAAACCTGGATAATCATAATCCGGATGGGAGCAATAACCCCAACAAGTATTATTCACTCGGACTTGGATTTTCCTACTCGCTGCAGAAGAGCAACCAGTTGTGGTAA
- a CDS encoding DUF4197 domain-containing protein produces MKRLLFSIVLGLSVCFSGCDTLQSVAGGLSQLEMANGLRAALTQGLFSGFEAFANPNQGNPLVRFAFPGDAAKIEKTLRDLGLSSLVNQMTSKFTNAMGQAVTEAKPVFVNAVKNMSITDAASILLTNNRHAATEFFKAQMSPELMTKFRPIVDNTVRTSGADRDYQSVAKAYNAIPFLGKKLEPNLNDFIAARAIDGMFLYVGNEEEKIRTNLAFRKTDLLKRVFGYADQQMRLRGGQ; encoded by the coding sequence ATGAAACGCTTATTATTTTCTATCGTATTAGGATTATCTGTTTGTTTCTCGGGCTGCGACACCCTGCAATCCGTCGCCGGTGGTCTCTCGCAGCTGGAAATGGCCAATGGCCTTCGGGCAGCGCTTACCCAGGGACTCTTTAGCGGTTTTGAAGCTTTTGCGAATCCCAACCAGGGCAACCCGCTGGTTCGTTTTGCCTTTCCCGGCGATGCTGCAAAAATTGAGAAAACCCTGCGTGACCTGGGACTGAGCTCGCTGGTAAATCAGATGACTTCCAAATTCACCAATGCCATGGGCCAGGCCGTTACGGAGGCAAAACCGGTATTTGTAAACGCTGTTAAAAATATGAGTATTACAGATGCGGCTTCCATTTTACTGACCAACAACCGGCATGCAGCTACCGAATTCTTCAAAGCGCAGATGTCGCCCGAGCTGATGACCAAATTCCGCCCGATTGTAGACAACACTGTTCGCACCAGTGGTGCCGACCGGGATTACCAATCGGTTGCCAAAGCATACAATGCCATTCCCTTTCTCGGAAAAAAACTGGAACCCAACCTCAATGATTTTATAGCAGCCCGTGCAATCGATGGAATGTTCCTTTATGTAGGAAATGAAGAAGAAAAGATCCGCACCAACCTGGCCTTCCGCAAAACCGATCTCCTAAAGCGGGTATTTGGATATGCCGACCAGCAAATGCGGCTGAGGGGCGGACAATAA
- a CDS encoding GldL-related protein → MAVEKVRPIDRYLEIFYSLGAVPVLLGVLFKLTGTSPFGDPNVWLQIGLYTEVLVFLSFGLMYLFNPPQKVDEMGNPAGAEDTVVVKKTMAKDSALVSVDEMLKAADITPENLGRLSAGFKSLEANITRISHASESIVDTEEYSRQIKQASASISQMNMYYKKLAETSDALVNSAEDAKNTQKEIADLSKNLARLNQMYSGMIAAMQMKNG, encoded by the coding sequence ATGGCTGTTGAAAAAGTTCGCCCGATAGACCGTTACTTGGAGATCTTTTATTCGTTGGGTGCGGTTCCTGTATTGCTGGGGGTGTTGTTTAAACTTACCGGTACTTCCCCGTTCGGAGACCCCAATGTGTGGCTGCAGATCGGTTTATATACCGAGGTGCTGGTATTCCTGAGCTTTGGGTTGATGTACCTGTTCAATCCTCCGCAAAAGGTAGATGAGATGGGCAACCCGGCCGGAGCCGAGGACACAGTGGTGGTGAAGAAAACAATGGCGAAGGACAGTGCCCTGGTTTCTGTTGATGAAATGCTGAAAGCCGCCGATATTACGCCCGAGAACCTGGGAAGGCTGAGCGCCGGTTTTAAAAGCCTGGAGGCCAATATCACCCGGATCAGCCATGCTTCAGAAAGCATTGTGGATACTGAAGAGTATTCCCGGCAGATCAAACAGGCCAGTGCTTCTATCAGCCAGATGAACATGTATTATAAAAAACTGGCGGAAACTTCCGATGCCCTGGTAAACAGCGCAGAAGATGCCAAGAATACGCAAAAGGAGATTGCCGACCTTTCAAAAAATCTTGCCCGGTTGAACCAGATGTATAGTGGCATGATCGCCGCCATGCAAATGAAAAACGGATAA
- a CDS encoding YqgE/AlgH family protein: MEPESGSFLIANPHLNDPNFVRTVVFLCEHDATGTVGFVMNRKTRHTIGDLVPDFEGFDFPVYEGGPVGLDNLHFLHQYPDAIPGGKEVLEGVYWGGDFEILAALLSEGRIEPQKVRFFLGYSGWGEGQLDFEMEEKTWIVAKATREFLFGDDETALWKNILTHLGGDYKLIVNAPIDPRLN, translated from the coding sequence ATGGAACCGGAAAGCGGCAGTTTTTTGATAGCCAATCCACATTTGAACGACCCCAATTTTGTACGCACCGTGGTGTTCCTCTGCGAGCATGATGCCACCGGAACAGTAGGGTTTGTGATGAACCGGAAAACCCGTCATACCATCGGAGACCTGGTACCGGATTTTGAAGGTTTTGATTTCCCGGTATATGAAGGCGGACCGGTTGGACTGGATAACCTGCATTTTTTGCATCAGTATCCCGATGCGATCCCCGGCGGCAAGGAAGTACTGGAAGGTGTTTACTGGGGCGGCGATTTCGAAATACTGGCAGCCCTTTTATCCGAAGGCCGTATCGAACCGCAAAAAGTACGGTTCTTTCTGGGGTACAGCGGCTGGGGAGAAGGCCAGCTGGACTTTGAAATGGAAGAAAAAACCTGGATTGTTGCAAAAGCTACCCGTGAATTCCTGTTTGGCGATGATGAAACAGCGCTTTGGAAAAACATTCTTACACATCTTGGCGGCGATTATAAACTCATCGTCAACGCGCCGATCGATCCGCGGTTGAATTAG
- a CDS encoding copper resistance protein NlpE: protein MKCIYIILACCIAGCVADSGKSKPGRDSAAYTYTLSAPPDSGKAQHADATTVEGTYSGLLPCASCEGIETAITLYADRSFLMKEIYKGEQPDSFINKGKYEIKDQVLYLKIDGAGVERPVMYTVTPNALTQLDMNGKEIQGSFAGHYRLIKN, encoded by the coding sequence ATGAAATGCATATATATCATACTGGCCTGCTGCATTGCAGGCTGTGTTGCGGATAGCGGCAAAAGCAAACCAGGGCGGGATTCGGCAGCATATACATATACATTATCTGCGCCCCCGGATTCCGGCAAAGCGCAACATGCGGATGCCACTACGGTAGAAGGTACCTACTCCGGTCTGTTGCCCTGCGCAAGCTGTGAAGGGATCGAAACGGCAATTACGCTGTATGCGGACCGGTCGTTCCTGATGAAGGAGATTTATAAAGGGGAGCAGCCCGATTCTTTTATCAATAAGGGCAAATACGAAATTAAGGACCAGGTTCTTTATTTAAAAATAGATGGGGCCGGTGTGGAGCGGCCTGTTATGTACACTGTAACCCCCAATGCCCTTACCCAACTGGACATGAACGGAAAAGAAATACAGGGTAGCTTTGCCGGGCATTACAGGCTGATCAAAAATTAA
- a CDS encoding RDD family protein encodes MNENNPNYQQPGFNRQQQSNLFNEAPPAVYGTFWERLGAVLIDGVILGVAGAVLNNIFGLGFSREVLYNADTGAIYAAYWKSNSVPLVIQWLYFALMESSAKQATLGKMALGLKVTGMNGQRISFLNATGRYFGKIISAIIVFIGFLMVLWDDKKQALHDKMAGTLVVKK; translated from the coding sequence ATGAACGAAAACAATCCCAACTACCAACAGCCTGGCTTTAACCGTCAGCAGCAATCAAATCTCTTTAACGAGGCGCCGCCCGCCGTATACGGCACATTTTGGGAGCGCCTGGGCGCGGTCCTGATTGACGGGGTAATCCTTGGAGTGGCGGGTGCTGTTCTCAATAACATTTTTGGCCTTGGCTTTTCCCGCGAAGTACTTTATAATGCCGATACCGGGGCTATTTATGCAGCCTACTGGAAAAGCAACAGTGTGCCACTGGTCATTCAATGGCTTTATTTTGCGCTGATGGAATCCAGTGCCAAACAGGCTACCCTGGGTAAAATGGCGCTTGGATTAAAAGTAACCGGTATGAATGGGCAGCGTATCAGTTTTCTGAATGCCACAGGTCGTTATTTTGGTAAAATCATCTCCGCCATCATCGTGTTTATCGGATTCCTGATGGTGTTGTGGGACGATAAAAAGCAAGCCTTGCACGATAAAATGGCGGGCACGCTGGTCGTTAAAAAATAA